A window from Vigna angularis cultivar LongXiaoDou No.4 chromosome 7, ASM1680809v1, whole genome shotgun sequence encodes these proteins:
- the LOC108337954 gene encoding uncharacterized protein LOC108337954 isoform X1: MFTEGLDESAIQWINQGSKPKLEVEDPPPSLIRSPLAEKISTSDRFPRSPILNSANSLNSPVLPPLKFHSALLQPRNLAFGYGDHHVDDDSDVSMEDAFSDEELSAPSNLDYSDSPIPHNYDEEQLFGSKPQVQGRCGILKTGLANQNLTIQVPCSVRRFTDGEVGFNKCVQRKLTPVGGAVRFRKKFHLSNVKRPDDAVGLGTPSAPPIIDADFSIERDSESSVKNEPTDRASWPSRDSVDYDGSKSESSIEQKPNTVTKTTEPGERLDNTLTDDIERQTPRLQYYSNSSCNSQYAWQTLITYDACIRLCLQAWAKGCTEAPEFLKDECLALRGAFGLHEFLLQPRGVKLTEGKSTRNSEQIVPLKIKKVLGKIRVEVKKLRIIPRQKLKITKSQRGSHYMQAGVEYVRHVSSLVKTGINSMKSATFSLASEEPLHCLIQLKSTTEENESEPSSAILLRPGSGEYNDFFPLSQGDALIVEVQDSKKAVHGEARIPISSLSDNPSDRIRWWPVYHDERECVGKIQLSIGSTMTSKENTHIKSAAVVETQAYDLLLEGAMSAQHFHSRNLRINGHWKWLLDAFADYYGVSNSYAKLRYLLHVMNVATPTKDCLELVRELLEPLIKARSERSLTRQERSMLSDCETQIESLLATVFENYKSLDENSPSGLTDHFGPSIESAAPALDPAVQVYTSLHDILSLDAQTILRNYLQTAAKKRCRKHMMETDEFVSSTSECYQMDTITISTAYLKMKNLCVSIRNEIQADIKIHNQHTIHGQHIFPSSIDLTNITAAVYSTELCKRLRAFLSALPPSSPQAHVNELLVAAADFERDFESWNISPVQGGVDSRNLFHNYIMVWIQDMQLSLLDLCKAEKVPWAGVTTNHSTSPFAEEMYEKIKDNLTQYEVVINRWPQYSLYLENAVANIERAIVKSLEKQYSDTLTPLKDSIPKRLHLQVQKIARRQSATVHLLPNQLGIFLNTLKRILDVLHCRVEDILNSWASCLPVMGDKKTLFGEQMNGITVLLRTKYKTYLQAIIGNVVNNMQANRNTRLKKILEETTETDGEAEVRERMQLLNSQLIDFISNVHDVFTSQIFIAVCRGLWDRMGEIILKFLEGRKENRIWYNGSSYALGILDDTFASQMQRLRGNALQDKDIEPPRSVIEARSILCKDTANASDPSNYFYI, from the exons ATGTTTACCGAAGGTCTGGACGAGAGCGCAATCCAATGGATCAATCAG GGATCCAAACCAAAGCTTGAGGTTGAAgatcctcctccttctctcatACGCTCTCCTCTGGCCGAGAAAATCAGCACCAGCGATCGATTCCCGAGATCTCCTATCTTGAATTCTGCCAACAGTCTCAATTCCCCTGTTCTGCCTCCATTGAAGTTTCACTCAGCTTTGTTACAGCCGCGCAACCTCGCATTTGGCTACGGCGATCACCATGTCGACGACGACAGCGACGTCAGCATGGAGGATGCCTTCTCCGACGAAGAACTATCTGCCCCCAGCAACCTTGATTACTCTGACTCACCAATTCCACACAACTATGACGAGGAACAATTGTTTGGATCTAAACCCCAAGTGCAAGGGCGCTGTGGAATTCTCAAGACCGGTTTAGCCAATCAAAACCTAACCATTCAGGTTCCATGCAGTGTCAGAAGATTCACAGACGGAGAAGTGGGTTTCAATAAATGTGTTCAAAGGAAACTCACTCCAGTTGGTGGCGCTGTTCGGTTTCGAAAGAAATTTCACCTTTCCAATGTGAAACGTCCTGATGACGCCGTCGGATTGGGTACTCCAAGTGCTCCTCCCATCATTGATGCTGATTTTTCAATTGAGAGGGATTCAGAAAGCTCGGTCAAGAATGAACCAACTGACCGTGCATCGTGGCCATCAAGAGACTCTGTGGATTATGATGGCTCAAAAAGTGAGAGTTCAATTGAACAAAAACCCAACACTGTTACGAAAACCACTGAGCCTGGGGAAAG ACTGGACAATACTTTAACAGATGACATAGAAAGACAGACCCCTCGTTTACAATATTACAGCAACAG CAGCTGCAATAGTCAATATGCCTGGCAAACCCTTATCACTTATGACGCCTGCATACGCTTATGTCTACAAGCATGGGCAAAAGGATGCACTGAGGCTCCAGAGTTTTTAAAAGACGAGTGTCTGGCTCTCCGAGGTGCCTTTGG ATTGCACGAGTTTTTGTTACAACCTCGAGGTGTAAAGCTAACTGAAGGAAAAAGTACAAGAAACTCAGAACAAATAGTTCCCCTGAAGATTAAGAAAGTTTTAGGGAAAATCAGGGTGGAAG TGAAGAAACTCCGCATTATACCTAGACAAAAACTTAAGATCACAAAGTCACAGAGGGGATCACACTACATGCAGGCTGGGGTGGAATATGTACGGCATGTTTCATCACTTGTGAAAACTGGCATAAATTCTATGAAGTCGGCCACCTTCTCACTGGCATCAGAAG AGCCACTACATTGTTTAATCCAACTTAAGAGTACAACGGAAGAAAATGAATCAGAGCCATCTTCTGCAATTCTTTTGCGCCCTGGAAGTGGAGAGTACAATGAttt TTTCCCATTGAGCCAAGGGGATGCTTTAATTGTAGAAGTCCAAGATTCCAAAAAGGCAGTCCATGGTGAAGCAAGAATTCCAATTTCATCCCTCAGTGATAATCCT AGTGACCGAATTAGGTGGTGGCCAGTATATCACGATGAACGTGAATGTGTTGGCAAGATCCAGCTGTCTATCGGCAGCACAATGACGAGCAAGGAGAACACTCATATTAAG AGTGCGGCTGTTGTGGAAACTCAAGCTTATGATTTATTATTGGAGGGTGCCATGAGTGCGCAACATTTTCACTCCCGAAACTTGCGTATAAATGGACACTGGAAATGGTTGTTAGATGCATTTGCAGACTATTATGGAGTTTCTAATTCATATGCCAAGCTGAg ATATCTATTACATGTGATGAATGTGGCAACTCCAACCAAGGACTGCCTAGAGCTTGTGAGAGAATTGCTTGAACCCCTAATAAAGGCCAGAAGTGAGAGGAGTTTGACCAGGCAGGAG AGAAGTATGCTTTCAGACTGTGAAACTCAAATTGAAAGTCTTCTAGCAACTGTTTTTGAGAATTACAAATCGCTAGATGAAAACTCGCCATCAGGCTTAACAGATCATTTTGGTCCATCAATTGAGTCTGCAGCACCAGCCTTGGATCCTGCCGTTCAAGTTTACACTAGTCTTCATGATATACTATCTCTAGATGCTCAAACTATTCTAAGAAACTATCTTCAG ACTGCAGCAAAAAAAAGGTGTAGAAAACACATGATGGAGACTGATGAATTTGTGTCAAGCACCTCTGAATGTTACCAAATGGATACCATTACCATCTCAACGGCCTACTTGAAGATGAAGAATCTTTGTGTTTCTATAAGAAATGAAATTCAGGCAGACATAAAGATCCACAATCAGCATACGATCCATGGTCAGCATATATTTCCTAG tTCAATTGATCTCACAAACATAACAGCGGCAGTTTACAGCACAGAGTTGTGTAAAAGGCTGAGAGCTTTCCTTTCAGCGTTGCCACCATCGAGTCCACAGGCACATGTAAATGAGCTTCTAGTTGCGGCTGCAGATTTTGAACGGGATTTTGAGTCATGGAATATAAG TCCCGTACAGGGAGGAGTAGATTCCAGAAATTTGTTCCACAACTATATCATGGTGTGGATACAGGATATGCAACTTAGTTTACTAGATTTATGTAAAGCAGAAAAG GTGCCATGGGCTGGAGTAACCACAAATCACTCCACGTCCCCATTTGCTGAGGAAATGTATGAGAAAATCAAAGACAACCTTACCCAGTATGAAGTAGTAATCAATAGATGGCCTCAATACTCACTTTATTTGGAAAAT GCTGTTGCAAACATTGAAAGGGCAATTGTGAAATCCCTCGAGAAACAATACAGCGATACCTTAACTCCTTTAAAGGATAGCATACCAAAGAGACTTCACTTGCAAGTTCAAAAGATAGCTAGAAGACAATCAGCTACTGTTCATTTACTTCCTAATCAA TTAGGAATATTCTTGAATACCCTCAAGAGGATTCTTGATGTCCTACATTGTAGAGTGGAAGACATCCTAAATTCATGGGCCTCCTGTCTACCTGTCATGGGTGATAAGAAGACACTGTTTGGGGAGCAAATGAATGGAATAACTGTTCTATTGAGAACCAAATACAAAACTTATTTGCAAGCAATAATAGGGAATGTTGTCAACAAT ATGCAAGCTAATCGAAACACAAGGCTGAAAAAGATTCTTGAGGAAACAACAGAAACTGATGGAGAAGCAGAAGTCCGTGAAAGAATGCAGTTGCTGAACTCACAACTCATTGATTTCATCTCCAACGTGCATGACGTCTTTACCAGCCAGATTTTTATAGCAGTATGTC
- the LOC108337954 gene encoding uncharacterized protein LOC108337954 isoform X2: MFTEGLDESAIQWINQGSKPKLEVEDPPPSLIRSPLAEKISTSDRFPRSPILNSANSLNSPVLPPLKFHSALLQPRNLAFGYGDHHVDDDSDVSMEDAFSDEELSAPSNLDYSDSPIPHNYDEEQLFGSKPQVQGRCGILKTGLANQNLTIQVPCSVRRFTDGEVGFNKCVQRKLTPVGGAVRFRKKFHLSNVKRPDDAVGLGTPSAPPIIDADFSIERDSESSVKNEPTDRASWPSRDSVDYDGSKSESSIEQKPNTVTKTTEPGERLDNTLTDDIERQTPRLQYYSNSCNSQYAWQTLITYDACIRLCLQAWAKGCTEAPEFLKDECLALRGAFGLHEFLLQPRGVKLTEGKSTRNSEQIVPLKIKKVLGKIRVEVKKLRIIPRQKLKITKSQRGSHYMQAGVEYVRHVSSLVKTGINSMKSATFSLASEEPLHCLIQLKSTTEENESEPSSAILLRPGSGEYNDFFPLSQGDALIVEVQDSKKAVHGEARIPISSLSDNPSDRIRWWPVYHDERECVGKIQLSIGSTMTSKENTHIKSAAVVETQAYDLLLEGAMSAQHFHSRNLRINGHWKWLLDAFADYYGVSNSYAKLRYLLHVMNVATPTKDCLELVRELLEPLIKARSERSLTRQERSMLSDCETQIESLLATVFENYKSLDENSPSGLTDHFGPSIESAAPALDPAVQVYTSLHDILSLDAQTILRNYLQTAAKKRCRKHMMETDEFVSSTSECYQMDTITISTAYLKMKNLCVSIRNEIQADIKIHNQHTIHGQHIFPSSIDLTNITAAVYSTELCKRLRAFLSALPPSSPQAHVNELLVAAADFERDFESWNISPVQGGVDSRNLFHNYIMVWIQDMQLSLLDLCKAEKVPWAGVTTNHSTSPFAEEMYEKIKDNLTQYEVVINRWPQYSLYLENAVANIERAIVKSLEKQYSDTLTPLKDSIPKRLHLQVQKIARRQSATVHLLPNQLGIFLNTLKRILDVLHCRVEDILNSWASCLPVMGDKKTLFGEQMNGITVLLRTKYKTYLQAIIGNVVNNMQANRNTRLKKILEETTETDGEAEVRERMQLLNSQLIDFISNVHDVFTSQIFIAVCRGLWDRMGEIILKFLEGRKENRIWYNGSSYALGILDDTFASQMQRLRGNALQDKDIEPPRSVIEARSILCKDTANASDPSNYFYI; encoded by the exons ATGTTTACCGAAGGTCTGGACGAGAGCGCAATCCAATGGATCAATCAG GGATCCAAACCAAAGCTTGAGGTTGAAgatcctcctccttctctcatACGCTCTCCTCTGGCCGAGAAAATCAGCACCAGCGATCGATTCCCGAGATCTCCTATCTTGAATTCTGCCAACAGTCTCAATTCCCCTGTTCTGCCTCCATTGAAGTTTCACTCAGCTTTGTTACAGCCGCGCAACCTCGCATTTGGCTACGGCGATCACCATGTCGACGACGACAGCGACGTCAGCATGGAGGATGCCTTCTCCGACGAAGAACTATCTGCCCCCAGCAACCTTGATTACTCTGACTCACCAATTCCACACAACTATGACGAGGAACAATTGTTTGGATCTAAACCCCAAGTGCAAGGGCGCTGTGGAATTCTCAAGACCGGTTTAGCCAATCAAAACCTAACCATTCAGGTTCCATGCAGTGTCAGAAGATTCACAGACGGAGAAGTGGGTTTCAATAAATGTGTTCAAAGGAAACTCACTCCAGTTGGTGGCGCTGTTCGGTTTCGAAAGAAATTTCACCTTTCCAATGTGAAACGTCCTGATGACGCCGTCGGATTGGGTACTCCAAGTGCTCCTCCCATCATTGATGCTGATTTTTCAATTGAGAGGGATTCAGAAAGCTCGGTCAAGAATGAACCAACTGACCGTGCATCGTGGCCATCAAGAGACTCTGTGGATTATGATGGCTCAAAAAGTGAGAGTTCAATTGAACAAAAACCCAACACTGTTACGAAAACCACTGAGCCTGGGGAAAG ACTGGACAATACTTTAACAGATGACATAGAAAGACAGACCCCTCGTTTACAATATTACAGCAACAG CTGCAATAGTCAATATGCCTGGCAAACCCTTATCACTTATGACGCCTGCATACGCTTATGTCTACAAGCATGGGCAAAAGGATGCACTGAGGCTCCAGAGTTTTTAAAAGACGAGTGTCTGGCTCTCCGAGGTGCCTTTGG ATTGCACGAGTTTTTGTTACAACCTCGAGGTGTAAAGCTAACTGAAGGAAAAAGTACAAGAAACTCAGAACAAATAGTTCCCCTGAAGATTAAGAAAGTTTTAGGGAAAATCAGGGTGGAAG TGAAGAAACTCCGCATTATACCTAGACAAAAACTTAAGATCACAAAGTCACAGAGGGGATCACACTACATGCAGGCTGGGGTGGAATATGTACGGCATGTTTCATCACTTGTGAAAACTGGCATAAATTCTATGAAGTCGGCCACCTTCTCACTGGCATCAGAAG AGCCACTACATTGTTTAATCCAACTTAAGAGTACAACGGAAGAAAATGAATCAGAGCCATCTTCTGCAATTCTTTTGCGCCCTGGAAGTGGAGAGTACAATGAttt TTTCCCATTGAGCCAAGGGGATGCTTTAATTGTAGAAGTCCAAGATTCCAAAAAGGCAGTCCATGGTGAAGCAAGAATTCCAATTTCATCCCTCAGTGATAATCCT AGTGACCGAATTAGGTGGTGGCCAGTATATCACGATGAACGTGAATGTGTTGGCAAGATCCAGCTGTCTATCGGCAGCACAATGACGAGCAAGGAGAACACTCATATTAAG AGTGCGGCTGTTGTGGAAACTCAAGCTTATGATTTATTATTGGAGGGTGCCATGAGTGCGCAACATTTTCACTCCCGAAACTTGCGTATAAATGGACACTGGAAATGGTTGTTAGATGCATTTGCAGACTATTATGGAGTTTCTAATTCATATGCCAAGCTGAg ATATCTATTACATGTGATGAATGTGGCAACTCCAACCAAGGACTGCCTAGAGCTTGTGAGAGAATTGCTTGAACCCCTAATAAAGGCCAGAAGTGAGAGGAGTTTGACCAGGCAGGAG AGAAGTATGCTTTCAGACTGTGAAACTCAAATTGAAAGTCTTCTAGCAACTGTTTTTGAGAATTACAAATCGCTAGATGAAAACTCGCCATCAGGCTTAACAGATCATTTTGGTCCATCAATTGAGTCTGCAGCACCAGCCTTGGATCCTGCCGTTCAAGTTTACACTAGTCTTCATGATATACTATCTCTAGATGCTCAAACTATTCTAAGAAACTATCTTCAG ACTGCAGCAAAAAAAAGGTGTAGAAAACACATGATGGAGACTGATGAATTTGTGTCAAGCACCTCTGAATGTTACCAAATGGATACCATTACCATCTCAACGGCCTACTTGAAGATGAAGAATCTTTGTGTTTCTATAAGAAATGAAATTCAGGCAGACATAAAGATCCACAATCAGCATACGATCCATGGTCAGCATATATTTCCTAG tTCAATTGATCTCACAAACATAACAGCGGCAGTTTACAGCACAGAGTTGTGTAAAAGGCTGAGAGCTTTCCTTTCAGCGTTGCCACCATCGAGTCCACAGGCACATGTAAATGAGCTTCTAGTTGCGGCTGCAGATTTTGAACGGGATTTTGAGTCATGGAATATAAG TCCCGTACAGGGAGGAGTAGATTCCAGAAATTTGTTCCACAACTATATCATGGTGTGGATACAGGATATGCAACTTAGTTTACTAGATTTATGTAAAGCAGAAAAG GTGCCATGGGCTGGAGTAACCACAAATCACTCCACGTCCCCATTTGCTGAGGAAATGTATGAGAAAATCAAAGACAACCTTACCCAGTATGAAGTAGTAATCAATAGATGGCCTCAATACTCACTTTATTTGGAAAAT GCTGTTGCAAACATTGAAAGGGCAATTGTGAAATCCCTCGAGAAACAATACAGCGATACCTTAACTCCTTTAAAGGATAGCATACCAAAGAGACTTCACTTGCAAGTTCAAAAGATAGCTAGAAGACAATCAGCTACTGTTCATTTACTTCCTAATCAA TTAGGAATATTCTTGAATACCCTCAAGAGGATTCTTGATGTCCTACATTGTAGAGTGGAAGACATCCTAAATTCATGGGCCTCCTGTCTACCTGTCATGGGTGATAAGAAGACACTGTTTGGGGAGCAAATGAATGGAATAACTGTTCTATTGAGAACCAAATACAAAACTTATTTGCAAGCAATAATAGGGAATGTTGTCAACAAT ATGCAAGCTAATCGAAACACAAGGCTGAAAAAGATTCTTGAGGAAACAACAGAAACTGATGGAGAAGCAGAAGTCCGTGAAAGAATGCAGTTGCTGAACTCACAACTCATTGATTTCATCTCCAACGTGCATGACGTCTTTACCAGCCAGATTTTTATAGCAGTATGTC